CTTCGCGCACGATCGGGATGATTTGGCGCAATTCGACGCCCCTGACCAAACAGCTTCTGCAGATTTCGGAGGTGGTTCGCCGGTCAGCCGATGCCGCGCGCGAACGGCATTTTTCGATCGCCGGTGGGGACTGGACCAGAGAGGCGCCCGCCCTGAACGGGTAGAGGCGAGTCCGTCGGGGCGCCAGCGTGCTGCGTGAACCATCGCCGCATTTGGTGACTTGCCATACAGCCAAAGCTGCAGGAGAGTCGACGTGGGGAGGAGCTCTCGATGGGCATCTACAGCGACGTCATCCTGCCGAAGCTCTGCGACCTTTCGATGCGCAACGAGCGCCTGCGCCCCTATCGCGAGCGCGTGATCGGCGCGGCTGAGGGCCGTGTCCTGGAGATCGGCAGCGGCTCCGGCCTGAACCTGCCATTCTATCGCCCGGCAGTGCGAGAAATACTGGCGCTCGAGCCCGCGCCAAGTCTTCTGGCTTTGGCGCGCCGGGCCCCGCATCCGGAGATGCCGGTGAGTTTCATCGAAGCGTCGGCAGAGGCCATTCCACTCGACGACAGGAGCGTCGACACGGTCGTGACGACCTGGACCTTGTGCACCATTCCGGGGGGCTCGGCGGCGCTCGCGGAAATGCGCCGCGTGCTCAGACCGGAAGGCAAGCTGCTTTTCGTCGAACACGGACAGTCGCCTGATCGCGGAGTGCGCTGGTGGCAGGATAGCCTCACGCCGGTCTGGCGGCGCATCAGCGGCGGCTGTCACCTCAATCGCCCGATCCGGTCTATGATAGAAGGCGCCGGTTTCCGGATCGACAGGGTCGAGACCGGCTACATGGCCGGGCCGAAGCCGATGACCTTCATGTACGAAGGCAGCGCCCGTCCGAACTGACGAGAACCCCACGGCGGCGGCCAAGCGCGCATGGGCTTGGCGCGGTGCTCAAGATGCGAGCAATGCCCTCGCCGCGGGTGGCGCCGACCAGATCAGCGATAGCGGCGATGCAGCGACAGCCGCCCATCCGTGCCGAGGCGTGCTTCGACATCCGTATAATGTTCCAGCATGACGTGCGGTGTTCCGCTCGCGGCTGCGTGCGCGCCGGTAATGACGGCGACCTCGGCGCCGGCGGCTTTGCCCGCCAGGATGCCCGCCGGGGCATCTTCGAAGACGAGGCAATCCTGAGGGCGCACGCCAAGCCTGGCTGCCGCAAGAAGGTAACCCTGCGGATCGGGCTTGCCGGCCGAGACGTCCTCGCCCGTCACCATAAGGCGCGGAAGAGGGATGCCCGCCGCGGCGAGCCGGCGCGCGGCCAGTTCGAGCGGCGCAGAGGTGACGATCGCCCACTTCTCCAGCGGAAGCGCGTTCAGGAAGGCGCGGGCGCCGGGAATCTCGACAATACCCTCGACGTCCGCGATTTCCGCCTCAGCAAGGTCGCGCGCCTCCTGGACGGGGTCTACCAGCAGACCGAGTCTGCTGATCGTGTCGACGGCGCGCACGCCGTGGACCGATGGCAGAAAGGCGATAGGGTCGATCCCGTTGCGAACCGCCCAGGCGCCCCAGACCCTTTCGACGACGGCCATCGAGTTGAGCAGCGTACCGTCCATGTCGAACAACAGGGCGGCAAAGTTCTTCGTGAAAATTGCAGAGGACGAAGTATCCAAATCGATTCCCTTATTGTGAGCTCAGGGCGGATGCATTGCACACCTACCGCCTCAGAAGACGTCCTACAATGGCTAGCGCAAACCGTGATCGTCGGTCACGAGAAAATCGATCGGCCCGCCCGGCCTGTCATCGTCGAAGACGGCGCAGGAGAGCACGCCGCCGAAGACAGCACCCGAATCGACATTGGTCCTGTTGCCGACGGTTCTGGGATTGCTCCGGCTCGGCGTGTGCCCGTGGCATACATGTTTGCCCCAATAGCTGCCCGAATAATTCGGGTCCGTGCGCATCCACAACAGGATATCGTCGCCCTGCTCCTCCAGAGGAATATTCTCGTCGACGCAGGCATGCACGAAGATGCGGTGGCGCTCGATGATGATCGACGGCAGTTCCGTCATCCATACGAGATGACTCAAGGGTATGGCGCCACCATAGGAGGCCAGGGTCTCTTCCCCGCCATTCAGCAGCCAGGTGGCCATTTCAGCCACACCCTTTCGCGCCGACAGCAGCATTTCCTCATGATTGCCCTTGAGAGTGAGCCATTGCCAGGCAGGATTTTGCGGTCCGGCCATGATCCGTTCGACGACGCCGCGGCTGTCCGGGCCGCGGTCCACCAGGTCGCCGAGGAAGATGACCCTGCCACCCGGGGCGGCAGCTTCGATACCCGTCAGCAGGATTTCGAGCTGCCCGAGGCAACCGTGAATATCACCGACCGCGAAGGTCAAGTGCCGGCCATTCATGAACCGGTTCTCCTATGCTCGTCCAAGACGGCTCTCTCCTTTCGCTGCTGACAAGGAATCGACCGCCTACGGTCCTGTGCATGGTTCCTTAAATCGGAATCAATCCAAAGACAAACCAATTCAAAGCGTTACAGCGTCTTTCGTGCGGCGGGAAAAGAACGGCGCTGCAAGGCGTGCCCCAATGTCGCTGGCCGCGAAGCATGCGCTACGCAAGAAAGCTCTATTTTCGTCGACCGGAATCGGATTTATCGGATGCGATGAGCGGCGCTACGGCGCAGGATCAATGATGAGAAGACCCCTTCGGGATCGCCGAACTGGTTATAGAGACCGGATCGCTTGCCGGAAACGTATCTTCGAGTCCCTCTTCCAGTTGCTCTTCCATTGCGTGCTGGTCATGCGCCTGGCGCGCGGTCGCCATTGCTCCTTCAGGGACCGAAGGAGATCGCCTCGTTCCGGTAATGCCGAGAAGCGCCTCGTCGGCTTTCACTGCCGCTGCGAGTATCTCTTTTGCCCGCGCAACCGCATTCATTCTGTTCAGTGTTCCCTCGGCGTTCTGCGGGCAAGTGACCGACACGATTTCTCCGGTGGTGGCGACGAATTCGACGGTGAATCCCGCCTTGCCGCCGCGCTCCGGGTAGACTTGAATCCCGGCGAACTGCATCGGTACCTCCTATGACGGCCACGCCGCGCCAAGGGTGAAACGCGGATGGCGCGGCCGCGGCCAAGTCTACCAGATTTGACAAATCTTCGACAGCTTCCCTCGCCTTCATAGTCCTTGGATCCGTCGCCTTGGCACGATTACAGAAGATCGCGCGCCGATCTCGCCTGCGGCTCGTCGACCGGCGCTACAAGCTCCAAATTCTGCGCCGCATGGTAAGCCGGCGTTGTCTTCTCCCGGACATCCGGCCGCGTACAGACCGCAAAGGCGTCGAGATTGCGGTTATAGACCTTGGTCTGGACGTCCATCATGCCGAGCACGGTATGAAACAGGTTGTCGTGCGATCTCGGCTCGTCGGCATCCTTCGCAAGGCAGCCGGTGTCGATACCCATTGCCGCCTGGTATGGCTTCGAGAACCAGGCAAGGAAGGGCACCTGCGTCTGCTCTTTCGGTGCGATCGCATAAGGCGCGCCGTGCAGATAAATTCCGTTCTCGCCGAGCGACTCGCCGTGGTCCGACATGTAGATCATCGCCCCGGCGATGCGGTCCTGATGCTTTTCGAGGAGCCGTGCGACACTGGCGAGGATGTGGTCTGTGTAGAGGATCGTATTGTCGTACGCGTTGACGATTTCCTCGGTAGAGCAACGCATCAGCTCCGCCGTACGGCAGTCGGGGGTGAAGCGGCGGAACGCCTCGGGATAGCGCAGGTAATAGGACGGGCCGTGGCTGCCGAGCTGGTGCAGCACGATGACACTGTTTGCCGTCGTCGCGCCGAGCTTCCTGTCAAGTTCGTCCAGGAAGATCTCATCGAGGCATTCGCCGTTCTTGCAGAGCGGATTGTTCTTCTGCCGGGTCATGCTTGCGAAGCTGATGAGGTCGGCGATGCCCTTGCTGCCTGTATTGTTGTCCCACCAGGTGACCGAAACACCGGCATGCGTCAACACGTTGACCAGGTTCTCCGTGGAGCGGGCCTTCCAGTCGCTATATTGCTTGCGCGGATAGACGGAAAACATGCAGGGCAATGACACGGCGGTCGCCGTACCGCAGCTCGTCGTGTTGCGGTAGTTGACGACGCTGAGCGCCTTGAGCTCCGGATTCGTCTCGCGGTGATAGCCATTCAGCGAAAAATTCATCGCCCGCGCGGTCTCGCCCGCGACCACGACGACCACGACGGGCTTGCCGGCACTTGCAATTCGAGTTCCCCCTTTCGCGTCGGTTCCAAGCGGCTGCACGACCAGATTGCGCTCGCGGTATGTGGAGAGGGCGTAACGCACTGCCGAAGTCATGGGGCCTGCGGGGTTGAACCTCACCATCAGGTCCCGGTGCTCTCGCATCGCGTAGGCGATCGTCGCAAAATTGGCGTAGATGAGTGCGCCGCTCAAAACCAGCGCCGGCGCTATGAAAAGGAAATTGACGGCCGCTTTTGCGAGAAAGCGTCGGTGTCTCACCTTTATCCAGACGATCAGAAGCGACGGAATGAAGGCGTAGAACGCGAGGTGAAGCAGGAGGCTGCCCGTCAACAGGTGACTGGCCTCGGCCCCGGTCGTAACAGCGGCATTGCCGATCATGCCCTTGTCGATGACCACCCCGAAGCTGTCGGTAAAATAGGCGGCGGCGGCCGATATGACGATCAGAAGAATGATCACCGGCTTCATCACGTACTTCATGGACAGGGACGTCAGCACGGCGAATGTCGTGAGGCAGAGCGCAGCGCCGAGCGACAGCAGGCCGGGCCAGGCGCGATCGAAATAGACTATCGCATGGCTCCAGAAAGAATTGTTGGTCAACAGCAACAGATAGAGGGTGACGATCGCGCTCAACGCAATACTGCCGATCTCCGGCCGGCGAATTCTGAAGATGGTCAAAACACTTTTCTCCAAGAATGCGAGCTCGTTGCTCTCGTTGGTTACGCCGGGATTGAAGTTGCACGGCCGCCCGGCAGACGACTCCGCCCGAATCGGCGGGCGCGTCTCGATGCTTCCGGCAGTACAGCGGGCAAGCTGTCGAAGCGCTGTCGGCGAAGGATCGTGGAAGGGCGGGGTTGCTTTACGAGATGCGAGCAGCGGACAGCCTTTCGACAGGCTTGCGAAGACACGGTCTCGCCCCGACTCGCTGAGGTGGCCTGTTGATCGAGGGAGCTGGCTATGAAACCGTTATTTGTTTGTGCGTTGGCCGCGGTCGCTCTTCCCGGCCTCGCTCACGCTGAGGACGACATGTCCTGCACGAATGAGCCGCGATCGGCCTGGATGACCCTTGATGCTGCGACCGTCAGGATCCGTGAGGCGGGCTACCCGGAGGTGCGCGCGATCAAGGTCAGCGGCTCCTGCTACGAGATCTTTGCGTTCACGAGGAAGCACGGACGCGCCGACGTCTACATGAACCCCGTAACGGCAGAGATCGTTAGGGCGGAAGTTGAGAATTAGAGCGAAAGAGCGCAGCTTGCGGAACGTTGGCACTTCGAGCAAAAGCCCCTATGGTCGGCGGCCGTGACATGGCTTGAACTCAGGAAAACGCATGCGCTTGCTGCTCGTCGAAGACAGTCCCCGCCTCATCGAGCTCGTCGGCGAGACCATGCGAGAGGCAGGATGGCGGCTCGATGCGGTGTCGAGCCTGCGCGAGGCAGAGGCAGCGATCACCGAACGAGAGCACGATCTCGTCCTTCTCGATCTCGGCCTCCCCGACGGCGAAGGTCTCGACCTTTTGAAATGGATAAGACAGGAGCATGCCGGCCTGCCGGTTCTGATCATCACGGCGCGCGGTTCCGTCGATGAGCGGGTGCAAGGGCTGGATGCCGGGGCCGACGATTACCTCGTCAAGCCCTTTCACCATCGCGAACTTTTGTCCCGCTGCAGGGCCATGTTGAGGCGCAATCCGCAAGCGATACAGCCGGTGCTCGAAGCCGGCGCCTTGCGCTTCGATCCGGCGACGGCGGAGCTCACCTGCGATGGGGCGATGATACCCCTCCCCCCACGCGAACGCTCCCTGCTCGAGATCCTGATGCGCGAGGTAGGACGCGTGGTTCCGAAGCGCCGGCTCGAGATCGCGCTATCGGAATACGGGCAGGAACTCAGCTCGAATGCGCTCGAGCTTGCCGTCTCTCGCGTTCGAAAGCGGTTGCAGCCGCTCGCGACGGGTGTCCAGATCGAAACCGTGCGCGGCATCGGCTATCTGCTGCGGACCGCTCTATGAGAAAGCGCAATCCCTCGCTGATCGGCATCGTTGCACGACGCATCATCGCCTTTTCGCTGCTGGCCATGATCCTGCAGATCGGGGTGGTTTTCGCCGACTACTGGTTCGACGACGACGAGCTCAGCGTCTTGATGCTGCAAGAGGAGACCGAGACCCTCGCGCGGGCCATCGCCACTCATGACGGGCTCGTGACGTTCAAGCCAGGCACCGAGCTAAGGGAGCGTTATCTAGATTGGGAGGGACGGCCAGGGGCGATCTATGTCAGGGTACGCACCACGTCCGGCTCAGTGCTCTTCTCCAATTGCACGTTAGACTGCGCCGCGCATTTTCTGCCGCTGGAGGTCAACCCCCCGAGCTTCTGGATGCGGCAGATCGAGCCGGGCAAGCCCTTCAGTGTCGCGGGAGGCCAATCCTTCGAACGCAACGGCATGACGGTCCTCGTCGAACTTGCGGTGATTAAGGACCCGAACGGCTTCATGTACAGCGTGCTGCTTCGCGAGATGTTCGATTCCATGATCGTTCCGATGACGCTGATGTTCTGCCTCGTCATCGGCGCGACGATCTGGTCGATCCGCAACGCGCTCAAACCGGTAGCGATGGCGGTGCGAGCCGCCGATGCAATCGATCCGCGCGACGGCAATGCCCGGCTGCCCTCAGCCCGCATGCCGCAGGAGGTCGAGCGCCTCGTCGCGGCCGTCAACCGTCTGCTGGCGCGTGTTGCCGACCTGATCCAGTCGCAGAAGGTGTTCTCTTCCTCTATCGCACACGAAATCCGCACACCGGTTTCGATCGCCAAGATGGAACTGAGCCGCATCGACGATCCTCGTGCCCGTAACGCCGAGCGCGATCTCGACGCGCTGACGCACATCCTGGAGCAATTGACCTCGCTCGCCCGTGCCGATGCCGTCGACCCCTCGGCCTATCGAAGCGCCAGCCTTTCCCGGATCGGCGCGGAGGTTGCCGAGGCCACGGCGCCTTTCGTGTTCGACCACGGCAAGTCCATCGAATTCGTCGACCACGGCACGACGCCGGTGACGGTGATCCCGGCCCTAGTCGAGAACATGCTACGCAACCTGATCGAAAATGCCGTGAAGCACAATCCGGAAGGCACTCGCATCGTCGTCACCTGCGGCCCGGGACCGTTTGTCTCCGTCGAGGATGACGGCAAGGGGCTCGTGGACCTCCCGGAACACAATGAGGATCTCGGCTACGTCAAGCGCTCGGGCGAACTCGGACTGGGTCTCAAGATCGTTCACCGAATCGCCGAGCTTCACAAGGCGAAGATCGCGATCGACACGGCGCCAGACAAGGGAACGAAAATCGCGGTCGATTTCGCCGCGGCGCTGTGAATCACACATTCGCTGTTCGGATAGCACCCTCGCGCGACGGATGCTTGCTACGGCGCCTTTGAGTTGCTGCATGTCTTCGTCCTTAGATCGAGTCGATTTAAGGAGACATGCAGTAGGCACGATGCTTATTTTTTAATCCGACGCATTTTCTTGGATGCGGATTTCGTGCCCAGCGATTGATCACATGCTATTGGGCTGTGCAACGTCTCTCGACCCGCCTCAAGAGTATCCATGTTCAAAGCTTCGGCCTTCTTCCGGCGCTTCCTCCCATCGCTTGCGCCGATCAGCCATTGGGAACGCTTGCGCGCATCATGCGGCGCTCTCGTCGGGGTCCTGTCGACGGGATTCATCAGCGCGGTTGCGGTAGGCGCCGATGCCAGCCTGCCGCTGCTCATCGCGCCAATGGGCGCCTCGGCCGTGCTGCTCTTCGCCGCGCCGTCAAGCCCGCTTGCACAGCCCTGGTCGATCCTCGGCGGCAATGTCGTTGCCGCGACCGTCGGCGTCACCTGCGCCTTGCTCATTCCCAATCCGGTGGTGGCAGCCGCCATTGCCGTCGCGCTGGCGATCGGCGTCATGCTGGTCCTTGGTTGCCTGCACCCGCCGAGCGGGGCCGTCGCGCTCACTGCGGTTCTCGGCGGCCCTGTCATTCGCGAGGCCGGTTATGCATTCGTGCTCTCTCCGGTCGCCATCAATTCGCTGGTCATCCTGACAGCCGCGCTCGTCTTCAACAATCTCACCGGCCGGCGCTATCCGCATCTTGCGCCCGCGCCGAACCCCCATCAAACGCAGGATCCCGTGCCGAGCCAGCGTCTCGGGGTCGTACCCGAAGACTTGCAAGCCGTGCTGGCCCAGTATGGTGAGGTCGTCGACGTCAGTCCCGAGGAACTGGATGCGTTCATTCATCAGGCGCAGACGCGCGCCTTCACCCGGCGCTCCGGCGAGACCACTTGCGCAGAGATCATGTCGCGCAATGTCTTGACCATCGAACCGCAGGCGCCGCTGCGCAAAGCGTGGAAAATGCTGCTCGACCACCGCATCAAGGCCTTGCCGGTCGTGACGGAAGCCGATGGCCTTGTCGGTATCATCACTCAAACGGACTTCATGAAGCACGCGACACTCACACCTGACGGACGGCTGCAGGTCGGCCTGCGCGAGCGGGTCGGCAATATCATCGGCTTGCCGGCGAAATCGCCCCGTCTTGTTTCCGATATCATGACGAGGCGCGTGCAGTCGGCCGTGCCGGAAACGATGATCGCGAAGCTGGTGCCACCGATGGCCGATATGGGGCTGCACCACATGCCGGTCGTCGACGCCAACAACCGGGTCGTCGGCATCGTCACGCAGTCGGACCTCATCGCTGCCCTTTTCCAGCGCCGACTGGGCGCCGTCCAGGAGGTCGCCTGATCCGCCGCTTCTTTTAGCAATTCTCGTCACGCCCTCATGTGGACGCGCCTAGCGCGTGTTCGGCCGTCCTACTGCATGTTTCCTTAAATCGTACCCGATTTAAGGACAAAAACATGCAGCGATTCAAAGTGCTACAGCGTCCTTTGTGCGTCTGGAAAAACACACGGCGCTGTGGTGCTGAGCTGCGTCGCGGTTCATTCGATCGATTGACTTAGTCGAACGAATGGCATAATATGAGCCCATGATGAAAGAGAGCCACCACAACACGCAGCTTCGGGCCGAGCGCGGCGACGTAACCCGCGAGAAGCTCTTGAACTCGGCCATCGACGTCTTCGGACGCTACGGCTTCGACGGCGCTACAACGCGAAAGCTCGCAGATGCGGCGGGTGTCAATCTCCAGGCGATCCCCTATTATTTCGGTGGCAAGGAAGGGCTTTTCATTGCCGCGGCCGAGCACCTCGCCTCGATCATCGGTAGCCACGTCGGCGACCTGCGCGCGGCCATCCTGACACGGTTCGCGGAGCTCGATGCTCAGGGCGCGCAGATGACCACCGCGGAGGCACGACAGCACCTCACCCAGATCGTCCAACGCATGGTTGTTCTCTTCGTCAGCGAGGAATCCGAAAGCTGGGCGCGGTTCATCATTCGCGAGCAGATGGAGCCCACCGAGGCTTTCAGGCGCATCTACGGCAATATCATGCGACCGATGATCGAGATGGCACGGCGCCTGATCGGCGCCATCCTCAAGGATGATCCGGCCTCCGAACACATACGCCTGAGGACGCTCTCCTTCGTTGGCAGCGTTCTCGTCTTCCGTACGGCCCATGCAGCCGTCTACGCGCAGCTCGAATGGGAAACGGCAGGCCCGCGCGAACTCGAGATATTGCAGCGTCACGCCGCCGAGCTTGTCGCGGTGCTCGGTGCAGAGAAGGACCGCCAATCATGAGGAAGATCGCCATTCTCGTTCTTCTGCTCGCCGCAGCGGCCGTCGGCGGCTGGTGGTTCGACGTGCCGGCGCGCCTCGGCTTTGCGAAAGACAACCGGCAGCAGGTGCTTTACGGCAATGTCGATATCCGCCAGGTCTCGCTCGGCTTCCGGGTCAGCGGACGCATTGCCGAACTCCACGTCGACGAGGGTGATGCAGTCAAGGCGGGCGACGCGATCGCGAGGCTCGACGCCGAGCCGTTCCAGCAGGCGCTCGATGCCGCCGAGGCGGATGCGGAAGCCCTCAAGGCGACGCTCGCAAAACTCAAGGCCGGCGCACGGTCCACCGAAATTGCGCAAGCGCGTGCCGCTCACGAGGAGCGCCTTGCCGATCTCGAGAACGCCGAGCTCGCCTACCAGCGCGCCCGCCAGTTGCGGCCCAATGGCACGATCTCGCAGGCCGACCTCGATCAGGCAAGCGCAAGCCGGGCCGCCGCCGCCGCCCGCGCGAACTCCGCCCGACATGCGCTGGAACTGCTCGAAGAGGGAAGCCGCATCGAGGACATAGCTGCCGCGGAGGCACAGGTGCACGCGGCGACCGCCAAGGCCGCGAGCGCCCGCACCTCCCTCAAGGACACGGAGCTCACCGCCCCGGGTGCCGGCGTCATCCTCTCGCGCGTGCGTGAAACCGGCGCGATCGTTTCGCCGGCGGACACCGTCTACGTGCTGTCGCTGACCGAGCCGGTGTGGGTCCGCGCCTATATCGCCGAACCCGATCTCGGCCGTGTTCACCCGGGCATGAAGGTCAGAGTGACATCCGACACGGCTCCCGACCGCGGCTATGAAGGAACCGTCGGCTTCGTCTCTCCGGTTGCGGAATTCACGCCGAAGTCGGTCGAGACGCCGGAGCTTAGAACCGACCTCGTTTACAGGCTCAGGATCGTCATCGCCAATCCGGGTCCGGACCTGCGCCAAGGCATGCCGGTCACCGTGCATCTGCCAGGTTTCGGGGAGAGCTCATAATGTCGGCCCCGCGGACGGAAATCGACGCCGCCCCCTTTGTCCGGCTCTCCGCCGTGACGAAACGGTTCGGCGCCGCATCCCCTGCCCTCGACGCCATCGAAGGCGTCATCCTAGGCGGCCGGATCACCGGCCTCGTCGGTCCCGATGGCGCCGGCAAGACGACGCTGATCCGACTGATGACGGGGCTGATGCTGGCGGACGAAGGAACCGTCGAAGTGCTCGGCTACGACACGCGCAGGGACCCCGCCGCCATCCAGGCGGCGATCGGCTATATGCCGCAGCGTTTCGGCCTTTATGAGGACCT
The Ensifer sp. WSM1721 genome window above contains:
- a CDS encoding class I SAM-dependent methyltransferase translates to MGIYSDVILPKLCDLSMRNERLRPYRERVIGAAEGRVLEIGSGSGLNLPFYRPAVREILALEPAPSLLALARRAPHPEMPVSFIEASAEAIPLDDRSVDTVVTTWTLCTIPGGSAALAEMRRVLRPEGKLLFVEHGQSPDRGVRWWQDSLTPVWRRISGGCHLNRPIRSMIEGAGFRIDRVETGYMAGPKPMTFMYEGSARPN
- a CDS encoding HAD family hydrolase, producing the protein MDTSSSAIFTKNFAALLFDMDGTLLNSMAVVERVWGAWAVRNGIDPIAFLPSVHGVRAVDTISRLGLLVDPVQEARDLAEAEIADVEGIVEIPGARAFLNALPLEKWAIVTSAPLELAARRLAAAGIPLPRLMVTGEDVSAGKPDPQGYLLAAARLGVRPQDCLVFEDAPAGILAGKAAGAEVAVITGAHAAASGTPHVMLEHYTDVEARLGTDGRLSLHRRYR
- a CDS encoding metallophosphoesterase family protein, yielding MNGRHLTFAVGDIHGCLGQLEILLTGIEAAAPGGRVIFLGDLVDRGPDSRGVVERIMAGPQNPAWQWLTLKGNHEEMLLSARKGVAEMATWLLNGGEETLASYGGAIPLSHLVWMTELPSIIIERHRIFVHACVDENIPLEEQGDDILLWMRTDPNYSGSYWGKHVCHGHTPSRSNPRTVGNRTNVDSGAVFGGVLSCAVFDDDRPGGPIDFLVTDDHGLR
- a CDS encoding phosphoethanolamine transferase, encoding MTIFRIRRPEIGSIALSAIVTLYLLLLTNNSFWSHAIVYFDRAWPGLLSLGAALCLTTFAVLTSLSMKYVMKPVIILLIVISAAAAYFTDSFGVVIDKGMIGNAAVTTGAEASHLLTGSLLLHLAFYAFIPSLLIVWIKVRHRRFLAKAAVNFLFIAPALVLSGALIYANFATIAYAMREHRDLMVRFNPAGPMTSAVRYALSTYRERNLVVQPLGTDAKGGTRIASAGKPVVVVVVAGETARAMNFSLNGYHRETNPELKALSVVNYRNTTSCGTATAVSLPCMFSVYPRKQYSDWKARSTENLVNVLTHAGVSVTWWDNNTGSKGIADLISFASMTRQKNNPLCKNGECLDEIFLDELDRKLGATTANSVIVLHQLGSHGPSYYLRYPEAFRRFTPDCRTAELMRCSTEEIVNAYDNTILYTDHILASVARLLEKHQDRIAGAMIYMSDHGESLGENGIYLHGAPYAIAPKEQTQVPFLAWFSKPYQAAMGIDTGCLAKDADEPRSHDNLFHTVLGMMDVQTKVYNRNLDAFAVCTRPDVREKTTPAYHAAQNLELVAPVDEPQARSARDLL
- a CDS encoding PepSY domain-containing protein; the protein is MKPLFVCALAAVALPGLAHAEDDMSCTNEPRSAWMTLDAATVRIREAGYPEVRAIKVSGSCYEIFAFTRKHGRADVYMNPVTAEIVRAEVEN
- a CDS encoding response regulator transcription factor; the encoded protein is MRLLLVEDSPRLIELVGETMREAGWRLDAVSSLREAEAAITEREHDLVLLDLGLPDGEGLDLLKWIRQEHAGLPVLIITARGSVDERVQGLDAGADDYLVKPFHHRELLSRCRAMLRRNPQAIQPVLEAGALRFDPATAELTCDGAMIPLPPRERSLLEILMREVGRVVPKRRLEIALSEYGQELSSNALELAVSRVRKRLQPLATGVQIETVRGIGYLLRTAL
- a CDS encoding HAMP domain-containing sensor histidine kinase, producing the protein MRKRNPSLIGIVARRIIAFSLLAMILQIGVVFADYWFDDDELSVLMLQEETETLARAIATHDGLVTFKPGTELRERYLDWEGRPGAIYVRVRTTSGSVLFSNCTLDCAAHFLPLEVNPPSFWMRQIEPGKPFSVAGGQSFERNGMTVLVELAVIKDPNGFMYSVLLREMFDSMIVPMTLMFCLVIGATIWSIRNALKPVAMAVRAADAIDPRDGNARLPSARMPQEVERLVAAVNRLLARVADLIQSQKVFSSSIAHEIRTPVSIAKMELSRIDDPRARNAERDLDALTHILEQLTSLARADAVDPSAYRSASLSRIGAEVAEATAPFVFDHGKSIEFVDHGTTPVTVIPALVENMLRNLIENAVKHNPEGTRIVVTCGPGPFVSVEDDGKGLVDLPEHNEDLGYVKRSGELGLGLKIVHRIAELHKAKIAIDTAPDKGTKIAVDFAAAL
- a CDS encoding HPP family protein codes for the protein MFKASAFFRRFLPSLAPISHWERLRASCGALVGVLSTGFISAVAVGADASLPLLIAPMGASAVLLFAAPSSPLAQPWSILGGNVVAATVGVTCALLIPNPVVAAAIAVALAIGVMLVLGCLHPPSGAVALTAVLGGPVIREAGYAFVLSPVAINSLVILTAALVFNNLTGRRYPHLAPAPNPHQTQDPVPSQRLGVVPEDLQAVLAQYGEVVDVSPEELDAFIHQAQTRAFTRRSGETTCAEIMSRNVLTIEPQAPLRKAWKMLLDHRIKALPVVTEADGLVGIITQTDFMKHATLTPDGRLQVGLRERVGNIIGLPAKSPRLVSDIMTRRVQSAVPETMIAKLVPPMADMGLHHMPVVDANNRVVGIVTQSDLIAALFQRRLGAVQEVA
- a CDS encoding CerR family C-terminal domain-containing protein translates to MMKESHHNTQLRAERGDVTREKLLNSAIDVFGRYGFDGATTRKLADAAGVNLQAIPYYFGGKEGLFIAAAEHLASIIGSHVGDLRAAILTRFAELDAQGAQMTTAEARQHLTQIVQRMVVLFVSEESESWARFIIREQMEPTEAFRRIYGNIMRPMIEMARRLIGAILKDDPASEHIRLRTLSFVGSVLVFRTAHAAVYAQLEWETAGPRELEILQRHAAELVAVLGAEKDRQS
- the hlyD gene encoding secretion protein HlyD; its protein translation is MRKIAILVLLLAAAAVGGWWFDVPARLGFAKDNRQQVLYGNVDIRQVSLGFRVSGRIAELHVDEGDAVKAGDAIARLDAEPFQQALDAAEADAEALKATLAKLKAGARSTEIAQARAAHEERLADLENAELAYQRARQLRPNGTISQADLDQASASRAAAAARANSARHALELLEEGSRIEDIAAAEAQVHAATAKAASARTSLKDTELTAPGAGVILSRVRETGAIVSPADTVYVLSLTEPVWVRAYIAEPDLGRVHPGMKVRVTSDTAPDRGYEGTVGFVSPVAEFTPKSVETPELRTDLVYRLRIVIANPGPDLRQGMPVTVHLPGFGESS